A single region of the Leptodactylus fuscus isolate aLepFus1 chromosome 5, aLepFus1.hap2, whole genome shotgun sequence genome encodes:
- the TM2D3 gene encoding TM2 domain-containing protein 3: MAALSVLNRLFRVLLFLSQLYVFSGRGSLSFEHFQAAALALNGQPSSSTMLPSLKVVETTGTPDYISKCPSNGLCITLPADCVTCNTNYSCIYGKSVAFDCKVKPQVMCVDDNHQRQENFVMNMTCQFCWQLPPSEYECSKSNSSICMTVSCPRQRYNATCTVKDHVHCLGNRVFFKMLYCNWTGGYKWSTALTLSITLGGFGADRFYLGQWREGLGKLFSFGGLGIWTLIDVFLICVGYVGPADGSLYI, translated from the exons ATGGCGGCCTTGTCAGTATTGAATCGGCTTTTCCGTGTATTGttgttcctgtctcagctgtaTGTCTTCTCCGGTCGCG gatCCTTGAGTTTTGAGCACTTTCAAGCAGCAGCGCTAGCCCTAAATGGTCAGCCTTCATCTTCCACCATGCTACCAAGCCTGAAAGTAGTTg aAACCACAGGTACACCTGATTACATCTCGAAGTGTCCGAGCAATGGGCTGTGCATCACACTACCAGCGGATTGTGTAACCTGCAATACCAATTATTCTTGTATCTATGGCAAGTCTGTTGCTTTTGACTGTAAGGTCAAACCTCAGGTTATGTGTGTG GATGACAACCATCAACGACAAGAAAATTTTGTCATGAACATGACTTGTCAGTTTTGCTGGCAGCTCCCTCCATCGGAGTATGAGTGTAGTAAATCTAATTCTAGCATTTGCATGACTGTATCCTGTCCTCGACAGCGTTACAATGCTACGTGTACTGTAAAAGACCATGTGCACTGTTTAG GTAACCGGGTGTTTTTTAAGATGCTGTACTGTAACTGGACAGGGGGCTACAAGTGGTCCACTGCCTTAACTCTCAG CATCACCCTCGGTGGCTTTGGGGCTGATCGTTTTTACTTGGGCCAGTGGAGAGAAGGTCTAGGAAAGCTCTTCAGTTTTGGAGGACTGGGAATATGGACTCTAATCGATGTGTTCTTAATCTGCGTTGGATACGTAGGCCCTGCAGACGGGTcactttatatttaa